From the genome of Pseudomonas hamedanensis:
CAGCAGAAGTGGCGGTACGTGAGCCGGCATGGCCGTAGCGAAGATGGTGGCGACGAACAACGCCGATTTCGGGTTGGTCATGTTACCGAGGAAACCGCGAGCGTAGACGCCCAGATAGGTCTGGCGGGCGGCAGCCAGCGCACCGGGGACAATCGGGGCCTTGCGCTTGAATTGCTTCAGGCCCAGATAAATCAGGTAGCAACCGCCGGCGATCTTGAAGCCCAGATAGAGCGTCGGCGCGGCGCTGAACAAAGTCTTGATCCCAAGGCCGCCGGCCAGCCCCCACAGCACTGTGCCGGTGGCCACGCCCAGCGCAGCCACCACGCCATGCCGACGGGATTGACTGGCCGCCAGTTGCGCGATGTTGAAGAAATTCGGCCCGGGCGTGACTACGGCCAGCGTCCACAACAGCGCCAGCGACAGCAACGGGGCGAGATAACCGGCAACAGATAAGTCCATGTGCGTTGCGCCTGATAGATGGAATTTGGCCTCTACCTTGCTACATCCGCTGAAGGTTTTCCATCAACGCCATTTAAACCGTCAGCGTCTTGCCGTCCACCCCATCGCCAATCGTCAGGAAATGCCCGCCCGCAACGTGGTGTAGCGTGCGCAAGCCATCATGCCCTTCGAAATGCCAGCGGCCGTCGCTGAACACGCGCTCGTCGGCCTGGGCGGCGATGACTTCGGCAAGGAACAGGTCGTATTGCTCGTGATTGCGCGGCTCCGGCAGCAGGCGACATTCGAGCCAGGCGACGCAGCCCTCCAGCAGCGGCGCTTCAACCTGTTCGCCAGCGAAGGTCTGCAGGCCGTACGCCTGAAATTTGTCCTGACCTTGGGTCCGGGTGATGTCCAGACCGGAGGTGTTGCCCACGGTTTGCACGATATCGGCCTGATTGACGCACGGCACGTTCAGCACGAAGGTGCCGGAGGCTTCGAGCAACTGGCGGGTCCAGGTGGATTTATCGAGGACGACGGCGACCTTCGGCGGTTCGAAATCCAGCGGCATGGCCCAGGCGGCGGCCATGATGTTGCGCTGGCCGTCATGGGCGGCGCTGACCAGTACGGTCGGTCCGTGGTTGAGCAGGCGATAGGCTTTGTTCAAGGGCACCGGACGGCGGTGAGAGTCGCTCATGGGATCTGCTCCGGGAGAAAAGGAGCCGATTGTAGCGCCCGATCGCGCAAATAACTGCTGATGAAAAGACCTGTGGGAGCGGGCTTGCTCGCGAATGCGTCAGATCAGTCAAATCATTGCTGAATGACACACCGCTTTCGCGAGCAAGCCCGCTCCCACATTTGGATCAGTGCGGTGTCAGTGGGAGAGCTGATTGGCAAACTGCCCCACCGCATCCACCACTTTCTGCGCACCGTCCTGAATCTCGACAATCACCGTCCCCGCCTCTGCTGCCAGCGCCAGCCCTTGCTCGGCCTGAAGCTTGCCGTCGGTCATTAGCGCCACGGCGCTGCGGGCCATTTCCTGGTTCTGCCGCACCACACCGACAATCTCATCCGTCGCCTGGCTGGTGCGCGAGGCCAGTTGCCGCACCTCGTCCGCGACCACGGCAAAACCACGGCCCTGTTCGCCGGCACGGGCGGCTTCGATCGCGGCGTTGAGCGCCAGCAGGTTGGTCTGTTCGGCAATGCCGCTGATGGTTTTGACGATCGTGCCGATCACCAGCGATTGTTCGTTCAGCGCTTCGATGCCCTCACCGGCGGCTTGCATGTGGCGTGACAAATCACGCATCACGTTCACCGCTTCGGTGACCACCGTGGTGCCGCGCTGCGCGGTACTGTCAGTTTGTTGCGAAGTGCTGTAAGCAATGCTGGCCGCGTCGGCAACCGCCTGCTCGCGGTTGACCTGATCGGTGATCACCGTGGCGAACTTCACCACTTTGTACAATTTGTCGTTGGCATCGACCACCGGGTTGTAAGACGCTTCCAGCCACACCGTACGACCATGGCTGTCGATACGCTTGAAGCGGCCTGCGACGAACTCACCGCTGTTCAAGCGCCGCCAGAAATTCTGGTACTCGGCGCTGTTGTACTCTTCCGGGGCGCAGAACGTGCGGTGATGTTTGCCTTTGATCTGCGCCAGGCTGTAACCCATGCCGTTGAGGAAGCGGTCATTGGCGCTGAGCACGTTACCGTTGAGGTCGAATTCGATCACGGCGGTAGAACGCACCAGCGCACCGATCAGGTTTTCATGCTCGCGGGAGGCTTCGATGGTGCGGGTCAGGTCACTGGCGTAGAACGATATGTGTCTGATCCGCCCATCAGAGGCGCGCACCGGCTGCACGATCGAGCGCAGCCACGCTTCGGCGCCGTTGCCGCGCAACAGGCGCACGGCGCCGGCGAAATGCTCGCCGCGGGTCATGGCGTTCTTGAAGCGCTGATGGAATTCGTCGGTTTTGACGTGGGCCGGCACGATGTCTTCAATCGCCCGGCCGATCAGGTCCTGGCTTTTGTAGAACATCTCGCTGAGGAAGTTCTGATTGACCGAGCGAATCCGCCCGTCGGGTTCGAGAGTCAGCGCGAGCATTTCGCTTTCCAGGCTTTCCTTCACTTGTACAAGGCTGGAGAGTTCTTCACGGAGAGCGGCCAGCTCTTGCTTCAAGCGTTTATTGAACATAGGGAAAGCACCGATGGCAGGTTTGGAAGCGGCGTACTACCTAGCCATCGGCCTTGGAAGGCTTTTCTGAAGCGACTTTGCGACCCGTCAGTCGAAAATAGTTCGGCGCTTTCGGCTCAGATGGCGCCGGCAGCCTGACACGGTCCCGTGCGCGGCATGCGCGCACCGAAATACGCCGCCGTCAGCATCCCCACCGCGCCCATCACTGCACAGAACATCACGCAGATCCATGGGCTCCACGGCATCAGACCAATCAGCAATAGCGGTGTAATACTTGCCCACGCGGCGTAGGCAATGTTGTAGGTGAAGGAAATGCCCGACACGCGAATACGCGCCGGGAACAGCCCCACCATCACTGATGGCACCGCACCGACAACACCGCAGGCGAGGCCCGCCACCGCGTAAGCAATGCCGACCCAGTGGCCACCCGTGATCAGGCAGCCATACAACACGCCAATGCCCAGCGGCAGCAACAGGCTGTACAGCATGACCGTGCGCCACGCGCCAATGCGATCGACCAACAGCCCGGCGATCACGCAGCCGATATTGAGGAAGACAATGCCCAAAGCGCTGAGGCCGAAGGTGTGACTGGCAGTCATGCCGAAGGTTTTCTGCATCATTGTCGGCGTGATCACGACAAACACCACCACCGCCGAAGTCAGCACACAGGTCAGCAACATCGCCGGCAGCATGGCCAGACGGTGTTCACGCAGCACCGTGCGCAGCGGCAGTTCGATCCGCGCCTCACGCTGCGCCTCCATGGCCATAAACACCGGGGTTTCGCTGAGCCAGCGACGCAGATAAACGCCGATCACACCGAACACGCCGCCGAGCAGAAACGGATAGCGCCAGGCGTAGTCGAGGATTTCTGCGGGCGTGAAAACTTGCGCGAGGAAGGTCGCGGTCAGTGCGCCGATCAAGTAACCGAAGGTCAGGCCGGCCTGGAGAAAACCCAAGGCATAACCGCGATGGCCGGTCGGCGCATGCTCGGCAACGAACACCCAGGCGCTCGGTACTTCGCCGCCCACCGCCGCGCCCTGGAGGATGCGCAGCGCCAGCAACAGCAGCGGTGCGAAATAGCCGATCTGGGCGTAGGTCGGCATGATCCCGATCAGCAGGCATGGCAGCGCCATCATCAGGATGCTCAGGCTGAAAACCTTTTTGCGGCCCAGGCGATCGGCGAAATGCGCCATCAGAATCCCGCCCAATGGCCGCGCCAGGTAACCGGTGACGAAGATGCCGAAACTTTGCAGCAGACGCAGCCACTCGGGCATTTCCGGCGGGAAGAACAGTTGACTCAGGGTCAGCGCGAAGAATACGAAAATGATGAAATCGTAGATTTCCAGCGCCCCGCCGAGCGCCGCAAGGCCGAGGGTCTTGTAGTCGGAACGGCTGAATGGCGCCGGTCGGGCTGGGGAATTGGCAGTCATGACAAAAAACTCAGGCATCGGCAAAAACCAAGGCGCCCATGGTCTACGCAAAAGCACTGATCGACAACCCGTCAGACCATAGTCGCGGTTTGCGAAAACCTGCTCAACAAATGGGCAGCGCTTGATTTACTGTTAGTGCCTGTCTACCGGGTCACAATTTACCAACCACCATGAATCCCTGTGGGAGCGAGCTTGCTCGCGAAGAGGCCGGTACATTCAGCATCACTGTTGACTGACCTGACGCCTTCGCGAGCAAGCTCGCTCCCACAAGGGGCGGTGACATTGCTGAAATTGTGGCCCGCCAGGCCAAAATAACCATAAAAATCCGAGGTACATCCCGTGGCCGTTGATATCGAAGATAGCCGCTCCGCGCGCTTTGCCCTGCGCTGTTCAAGTTTTGCCGAACGCTGGTTTCCCGACTCCTGGGTGTTCGCCGCGCTGGCCGTGATCATCGTTGCCCTGGCCACGCTGGCCATGGGCGCTAAACCCACCGCTGCCGCCATGGCCTTCGGTGACGGCTTCTGGAGCCTGATCCCCTTCACCATGCAGATGGCGTTCGTGGTGATCGGCGGCTACGTTGTCGCCAGCTCACCGCCCGCGGTCAAACTGATCGACAAGCTGGCGCGCATCCCAAAGAACGGTCGCTCCGCCGTAGCCTGGGTAGCGCTGATCTCGATGGTCGCGTCTCTGCTCAACTGGGGCCTGTCGCTGGTGTTCGGCGGGCTGCTGGTGCGCGCCCTTGCCCGCCGCACCGATCTGAAAATGGATTATCGCGCCGCCGGTGCCGCCGCCTATCTGGGCCTCGGCGCGGTGTGGGCGCTGGGCTTGTCGTCGTCGGCCGCGCAGTTGCAGGCCAACCCTGGCAGCCTGCCGCCGTCGATTCTATCGATCACCGGGGTGATTCCGTTCACCGAAACGATTTTCCTCTGGCAGTCCGGCGTCATGCTGCTGGCGCTGATCGTTATCTCGATCATCATCGCCTACGCCACCGCCCCCGGACCGAACTCGGCACGCGACGCCGAGGCCTGCGGCATCGACCCGGCCTTCAATCTGCCGCCGCTGCAACCGCGCACCCGCCCGGGCGAATGGCTGGAACACAGTCCGCTGCTGATCATTGTGCTGGTGCTGCTGGCGGCGGGATGGCTGCTCCATGAATTCTCGACGAAACCGGCGATTACGGCGATTTCCGGGCTGAACACCTACAACTTCCTGTTCATCATGCTCGGCGCACTGCTGCACTGGCGCCCACGCAGCTTTCTCGATGCCGTGGCCCGCGCGGTCCCGACCACCACCGGCGTGCTGATCCAGTTTCCGCTGTATGGCTCGATCGCCGCGCTGATGACCACGGTCAAAGGCGCAGACGCACAGACCCTGGCCCATCACATTTCAACGTTTTTCGTCAGCATCGCCTCCCACGACACCTACGCGTTGCTGATGGGCGTGTACTCGGCGATTCTCGGCTTTTTCATTCCGTCGGGCGGCGGCAAGTGGATCATCGAAGCGCCGTACGTGATGCAAGTCGCCAACGACCTGCAATACCACCTCGGCTGGGCGGTGCAGATCTACAACGCAGCAGAAGCATTGCCCAACCTGATCAACCCGTTCTACATGCTGCCGCTGCTCGGCGTGCTCGGTTTGAAAGCGCGGGACCTGATCGGCTTCTCGTTCGTGCAATTGCTGGTGCACACGCCGCTGGTGCTCCTGTTGCTGTGGGCACTGGGGACGACATTGGCGTATACGCCGCCGGTGATGCCGTAGGTTGATGTAAATGCACTTGCTCAAGGGGAGGTGCATTCAAATACTTCGCAAGGACTTGCTCGCTGTTTTAGACGGGTCGCGCCTGATCAAGCACCTGCTGACGAAATTTCACTGGCAGGTCTCCCGGCGTCAATACTTCGACCGCAACGCCTAGCAGGTCTTCAAGTTCAACCTGAAGTCCGCCCAGATCGAAAAGCGTGGTGCCGGGCAGCGGATCCACCAGCAGATCCAGATCGCTACCGTCCAGATCCGTTCCCGACAATGCCGAACCAAATACACGCGGGTTGGCCACGCGAAAGCGCCCGATCACTTCGCGGACGGCGGACCTTTGCATATCAAGAGCAGTAGAAGGTTTCATGACTCACCCGTGAAAAATTCAATGTCGCTGCAGTCTAGCAGTGCGCACGCGTGCCAGGCAGCGCGCTTGCTGGCCCAGCCGTAACATTGCATGTGCACTGCCTGAGCAAACAGCATTCCGGCAAGAATCCACAACCAACCGCTTTCCTGTCAAACACAGCTGATCCACTATGAAGCGCCCCCACGTTCGCGGGGAACCCACGCTGAAAAGGATCTGAGCATGTTCAAACTCGCAGGACTTACCCCCGCCGCACTGGCCCTCGCCGCGCTCACGTTGAGCGCCGCCGCCCACGCCGATGTCGACCTGAAGCTGGGCAGTACCGAGCGCGTCACCCGCCTCTTCGCCTACCCCAACAACTGCAGCGTGATCTGCTTCCGCAACTGGACGCTGGAGCAGACCGTCGCCCATTACCTGAGCCAGAGCGTACAGCGCGACGGTTATCCCGATGCAAAAGTGCGGGTGAAAACCGATAACGATCAGCTCTACGCCGAAATCACCGGCGTACCTGTGGGCTACGACAAGCCGCTGTCCGCGCTGCTCGATGCCGGCGACCTGGCCTATAGCGGTGCAAGCAAGCTCAACGCCGACGGCAAGTGGGCTTACAGCTGGTACCTGTTCCTGCCGCTGGGCATGGCCCTGGAAAACCGCAAAAGCGTCGAGCTGTTGCACTTCCCGCCGGATTACTCCCTGACCCAGGCGCAGGACTACCTGCGTTCCAACACCACCGATCGCTGGGCAACGCTGCTCACCGACAACGGCATCCCGGCGGATCAGACGCCGGCGTTCCAGACCATCATCGACATCGCCCCGATTGCCGCGCCGTCCAACGCCGGCAGTGATCTGGAAGGCGTTTATGCTTACTTCACGGATTACCAGACCACGCTGGTCAAGCAGTTCAGCCAGACCACCAGCGGCACAACGCTGCCGATGGTCGCGTTCGGCGCACCGGTGCGTAACTGGATCAAGCAGCAATACGGGCCGACGGTGGCTGTACTGGGGCTGGCGACCATCAGCCCGAGCGAAGGGGTGAACGTGCCGGTGCTGGGTTCCAACCACCCGAGCTATATCTGGTACGCCGCCGACCCGAAGAGCTACACCGGCGACGATGCCCAGGCCAAGGCTGACGCGGCGGGCCTGCGCGTCATGGGACAGGATTTGAGTGCGGCTTGCTGGCAGGCGGGGATGGGCAGCAAACCGGGCAGCAACCCTTCCGCTCTGCTCAGTAGCTGCACGCAGACCTGGCAAGTCACTCAGAAGGTCAAAACCTGCGAATTGTTCTACACCTCGATCCGCAACCTGACCCCGGAGCAGGCCGCCATCCAGTGCGCGAGCACGCCGGTCAAAGCGCAACTCCAGCAACTCAGAGCGCCTCTGCCAACACCGGCCGTTGCAGCGCCGCACCTGTAACCGCTTCGGTGCGGTTCCCGTGTCGGCAAAGGCTGACGCGGGAATACGCCTAAATCGCCTGTCAGATCTGACAGTAGACCGGCTATACCTAATGCGACAAGATTGGATCCAAGTGATACGCAAGTTGACAGGACGTCAACCGAGGAAGTCGCAATGGCATTGCGACAAGGATCGTGATGAATACCCACGCCATGGCTTCAACCGCACCACCGGATACCAAAGGTATCTACCCGTTCGCCGGCCTGCCCGTGCGTCTCGGTTTTCCTTCCAGCAGCGATTTTGAGATCGTCCACGACGACGGCGGTCACGGGGTAGCGGTGGCAACGCGCCGCGAATTCCTGCAAGCGCGGCGAATGTGCAGGGTTTCCGGTCAATTATTGCCCTACCGCTGCCGACACACGCGGCAATTGCTGACCGGCATTCATGTCTACGATCCGCGCTTCTGCGGATTGCTCCAGCATGCCTGCGACCCCAACGTCTTTCTCGACGTGAGCGAGTTATGGCTATGGGCGCTGAAAGATATCCACAGCGGCGAACGCTTGACCATGGATTACGCCACCACCGAAGACAAACTGCTGCGCCAGTTCGCTTGCCAGTGCGGTTCGCCACGTTGCCGCGGGTGGATCACCGGTTACGACGAACCACCCACGATCGAGGGCCTGCACTTTCTGCAACGCTGGCGCTGCCGATGATCACACTGAAAGGTGCGATCAAGGCGCGCCGACCGGACGCAGGCGATACTGCGGCGGCAACTGCTCGAAACCGCTGATGGTCGTATTCAGGCTTTTCCAGCGGCCGTCCTTGATGCCATAGATGCAGCCGTGGATCGACAGGCTCTGCCCGCGATGCCAGGCGTTCTGGATGATGCTGGTGTGCGCGACATTCGCCACTTGCTGGATCACGTTGAGTTCGCACATCCGGTCGACTTGCTCTTCTTCGGTCGGCAACTTGGCCAGCTCTTCGCGTTTTTCGTAATACAAGTCGCGGATCGAACGTAGCCAGCCGTCGATCAGGCCGAACTGGCGATCCTGCATCGATGCGCGCACGCCGCCGCAGCCGTAGTGACCGGTGACGAGGATGTGTTTGACCTTGAGCACATCGACCGCGTACTGGATCACTGACAGGCAGTTGAGGTCGGTGTGCAGCACCACGTTGGCAACGTTACGGTGAACGAACAGATCCCCCGGCAGCATGCCGACGATTTCGTTGGCTGGCACGCGTGCGTCGGAGCAACCGATCCACAGGTATTCAGGGGTCTGCTGGCGCGCCAGTTTGGCGAAGAAATCCGGGTCTTCCTTGGTGATCGCGTCAGCCCAACGCTCGTTGTTATCAATCAGGTCTTGTAAATCGTGCATGTGTAAGGCCTCAAGAAAGATGCGCTGGTATGACAGACAACCGCCCGTCGGGGTCACGCCATCATCGCAAAGTGTTTCCGTTGGAATTCTTGCGCGCCCGGTGAGTCCACCTCAGTAAGGCCCACAGTACGAGGAATTGCCATGACTGATTCACGACGCCCTTATGATGCGGTGCAACCGGAGCCCATCGATGATAACGAAGACCGCATGGGTTCGGTGCGTGAGCTGGATTTTGACGACGAGGAGACCGCGAAGATTGGTGATGAGCTGCCCGAGCGTGAACGCGACCAACTGATGCCCCGTGAGCGCGTGCGTGAGGCGGGTATGACGGGCGCGTCGATGGATGATCGTCAGCCCACCGACGATGATATGAGCCCGGAAACCCTGATTCGCGACGATGGCGCCCGGGATGCCGAGGAAATCGGCGACGGTGAGCAGGCGGATTGGGACTTGAGTGTGGTCGATGAGAATGACATCGGCGGCGGTGACGGGCTGGATGAGGCTGAGATGGCGGATCTGGATCCGCTGGATGGCAAGCGCTGATCAGCGGCGCTTGATAAATCGCTATCGCGAGCAGGCTCACTCCTACAGGGGAACGCATTCCAAATTGTAGGAGTGAGCCTGCTCGCGATGCCTTTAAGGCCTAATCCACCAAGGTACAGGCCATGACCACTGCATCCTCGCGCCCACCCACCGCCGGATAGTAATCCCGCCGCCGGCCTATCTCGTTGAAGCCATACCGTTCATACAACTTGAACGCCGCGGTATTGCTGTCACGCACCTCAAGAAAACACTCCCGAGCCTCGGCCGCATACGCCCGCGACATCAAATGCTCAAGCAACGTCAGCCCTAGTCCACGCCCCTGATTTTCCGGCTTCACGGTAATATTGAGCAGGTGTGCCTCATCGAGAATGATCTGCACCACACCGTGCCCAACCTGCTGCTGCCCTTCGAACATCAGCCAGATCTGGTATTTGCCCAATCCATCAAGAAAGATTCCCCGAGTCCACGGATGACTGTACGCGGCATATTCGATTTTCAGCACTGCCTCGAGATCCGCCTCGGTCATCGGACGGAAGGTTACCGCGTCACTCATTCGATTCTTTCCAGCGCGCCATCAGCCGACGCATGGCTTGCCACACAGCGGCCTTGCGCTGGGGCTCTTCCATTAACAATTCCAGACCGGGAACGGCCCAGGCCGAACCCAGGCCTTCGATCTGCAATTCACGATTGAATGCTTCCGCGTCCGCTTCACCGGCAAACCGCACCGCCGGCAGACCGATCAGCCAGAGGCAGGCGCATGGCGCCGTTTCCATTTGCACGGACAGGAAGCCCTGAACGAAGTCACGCGCCGCTTCCGGGCCTTGATCCAGCGTGCCGCGGTTAAGCCATGGCCAGCGCACCGGCTCCCCGACAATCTGCGGCGCATCCGGCAGACCGGCGGCGCGCAACATGTCCTTGAGCAGCAAATACGCCGGATCGCGGCTCTGGAACGCTTCGCCTGTGGGTAACTCGACCAGCAGCAGACAGCGTCCGGCGCGCAGCAGTTGCAGGGCAAAACGCGGCGGCGGCACCGGCGCTGGCTTGACAACCACAGGCGTGTCGTCGACCACCTCCACCGGTTTGGCGCCGTTTCGGGTACTGGCCAACGACGGACGCGGCACTTCGATTTTCGGCCGCTCGGGCGTACGCGCGGCAGGGGCTACCGGCGCTTCGGCCTGAGGCGCCGGCACAACCGCAACCGCAACCTCGACCTCAGGCTCGGGCATCTGCAGCAGCTCGGGCCGCGACGGTGCGGCGAAAGGCAGTTCGGTGCGCGGCAGCCAGTTGACCACCTGCATGGCGTTCAAATAGGCGCGGCGGCGGGACTCGATAAGCAAGGGTCGGCCACTTGTGGATAACGGAAAGTGTGCTGATTCTACCGCCCTTCGTTCAAGATCGCCCGTTGTTGATCGACACTCTTTGTCGACGCGCTTTAAGCAAAGAATGCGACAGCCCGTCCCGAGAGTGAATCGACACGCCTGCGATGCAGTACAATCGCCGCTTTTAATCGCCAACCAGCCGGCCATTCCGATGATCGAACCCAAGCGCGTCTTGCGCGCCCTCGCTGAACACTGGGCACTTCTGGAGCCACTGTGCGAGCACTTCGACCAAGGCACCCTGAGCCTCAACGAACTGCGCACGCAACTGGCCGCCCAACAACTCGACAGCACGCCGCAGGACATCACCAGCCTGCTCGACGTGTGGATCCGCCTCGATATTCTGGTTCCGGTGGCGAAAAGCCCGAACCGCTTCGAGCTGAACGCGCAAATTCATGATTTCCTTGCCTACCTGCGCCGCGAACACCGTCTGGGGCTGTGCCTGGAGATCGAAGCCTACCTGCGCCACCTCGAACGTCTGGCCGGTTATATCCAGGACGCGTTCGACGTTCGCGACGGCAACGACCTGGCCCGCCAGTTGCGTCTGCTCGACATGCGCGTGCGCGACGTCCTGAAGAAACTCGACAACGACGAACAGGCGCTGGTGGCGGTCGCCGAACGGGCCAAGACCAGCGACCGGCAGATTCCGCTGCGTCAGCGTTATGCCGAAGTGCTGGCGACGTGGGACGAATACGTCGAACCGATGATCGATCTGGTCAACGCCGACGGCGCCTTCGAACAAGGCGTGCGCAAGGTCGAAACGGTATTGCTGAAGATGCTCAGCGAACAGCAGCGCCTCGGCCATCTGGTCGATGACGACATGCTCCTGCGCACCCACGCGCGCATCCTCGAAATGCAGACCAGCGCGCAACTGACCCTACGCCATGCCCGCGAACTGCTACTGCCGTTGCGTGAAGAAGCGCGCCGGCACAACGCCGTG
Proteins encoded in this window:
- a CDS encoding MFS transporter is translated as MTANSPARPAPFSRSDYKTLGLAALGGALEIYDFIIFVFFALTLSQLFFPPEMPEWLRLLQSFGIFVTGYLARPLGGILMAHFADRLGRKKVFSLSILMMALPCLLIGIMPTYAQIGYFAPLLLLALRILQGAAVGGEVPSAWVFVAEHAPTGHRGYALGFLQAGLTFGYLIGALTATFLAQVFTPAEILDYAWRYPFLLGGVFGVIGVYLRRWLSETPVFMAMEAQREARIELPLRTVLREHRLAMLPAMLLTCVLTSAVVVFVVITPTMMQKTFGMTASHTFGLSALGIVFLNIGCVIAGLLVDRIGAWRTVMLYSLLLPLGIGVLYGCLITGGHWVGIAYAVAGLACGVVGAVPSVMVGLFPARIRVSGISFTYNIAYAAWASITPLLLIGLMPWSPWICVMFCAVMGAVGMLTAAYFGARMPRTGPCQAAGAI
- a CDS encoding SET domain-containing protein-lysine N-methyltransferase, whose product is MNTHAMASTAPPDTKGIYPFAGLPVRLGFPSSSDFEIVHDDGGHGVAVATRREFLQARRMCRVSGQLLPYRCRHTRQLLTGIHVYDPRFCGLLQHACDPNVFLDVSELWLWALKDIHSGERLTMDYATTEDKLLRQFACQCGSPRCRGWITGYDEPPTIEGLHFLQRWRCR
- a CDS encoding energy transducer TonB, translating into MQVVNWLPRTELPFAAPSRPELLQMPEPEVEVAVAVVPAPQAEAPVAPAARTPERPKIEVPRPSLASTRNGAKPVEVVDDTPVVVKPAPVPPPRFALQLLRAGRCLLLVELPTGEAFQSRDPAYLLLKDMLRAAGLPDAPQIVGEPVRWPWLNRGTLDQGPEAARDFVQGFLSVQMETAPCACLWLIGLPAVRFAGEADAEAFNRELQIEGLGSAWAVPGLELLMEEPQRKAAVWQAMRRLMARWKESNE
- the mksB gene encoding Mks condensin complex protein MksB, with protein sequence MIEPKRVLRALAEHWALLEPLCEHFDQGTLSLNELRTQLAAQQLDSTPQDITSLLDVWIRLDILVPVAKSPNRFELNAQIHDFLAYLRREHRLGLCLEIEAYLRHLERLAGYIQDAFDVRDGNDLARQLRLLDMRVRDVLKKLDNDEQALVAVAERAKTSDRQIPLRQRYAEVLATWDEYVEPMIDLVNADGAFEQGVRKVETVLLKMLSEQQRLGHLVDDDMLLRTHARILEMQTSAQLTLRHARELLLPLREEARRHNAVTRGAALALAAIRRKGIDAVPQAAMPLFTRPQSTFLGSASQVEAYVYALARFEPKPARFPKAHKTQKTGDAPRAPRTVREMVDRCEESLPMPDLMTWLLEQEPDGATDELLYWFSRLSREKRFKRERLERREYHTHEHQVSLRSFALLSASDTAAEDSASIPHAS
- the can gene encoding carbonate dehydratase — its product is MHDLQDLIDNNERWADAITKEDPDFFAKLARQQTPEYLWIGCSDARVPANEIVGMLPGDLFVHRNVANVVLHTDLNCLSVIQYAVDVLKVKHILVTGHYGCGGVRASMQDRQFGLIDGWLRSIRDLYYEKREELAKLPTEEEQVDRMCELNVIQQVANVAHTSIIQNAWHRGQSLSIHGCIYGIKDGRWKSLNTTISGFEQLPPQYRLRPVGAP
- a CDS encoding LysE family translocator, producing MDLSVAGYLAPLLSLALLWTLAVVTPGPNFFNIAQLAASQSRRHGVVAALGVATGTVLWGLAGGLGIKTLFSAAPTLYLGFKIAGGCYLIYLGLKQFKRKAPIVPGALAAARQTYLGVYARGFLGNMTNPKSALFVATIFATAMPAHVPPLLLALAVLTMATLSFSWYCSVALFFASRRVAGVYERSRQWLDRLAGGCYLLFGVHLVANR
- a CDS encoding flavin reductase family protein, with protein sequence MSDSHRRPVPLNKAYRLLNHGPTVLVSAAHDGQRNIMAAAWAMPLDFEPPKVAVVLDKSTWTRQLLEASGTFVLNVPCVNQADIVQTVGNTSGLDITRTQGQDKFQAYGLQTFAGEQVEAPLLEGCVAWLECRLLPEPRNHEQYDLFLAEVIAAQADERVFSDGRWHFEGHDGLRTLHHVAGGHFLTIGDGVDGKTLTV
- a CDS encoding nucleotidyltransferase family protein; protein product: MQRSAVREVIGRFRVANPRVFGSALSGTDLDGSDLDLLVDPLPGTTLFDLGGLQVELEDLLGVAVEVLTPGDLPVKFRQQVLDQARPV
- a CDS encoding serine kinase/phosphatase, with amino-acid sequence MTDSRRPYDAVQPEPIDDNEDRMGSVRELDFDDEETAKIGDELPERERDQLMPRERVREAGMTGASMDDRQPTDDDMSPETLIRDDGARDAEEIGDGEQADWDLSVVDENDIGGGDGLDEAEMADLDPLDGKR
- a CDS encoding methyl-accepting chemotaxis protein, encoding MITDQVNREQAVADAASIAYSTSQQTDSTAQRGTTVVTEAVNVMRDLSRHMQAAGEGIEALNEQSLVIGTIVKTISGIAEQTNLLALNAAIEAARAGEQGRGFAVVADEVRQLASRTSQATDEIVGVVRQNQEMARSAVALMTDGKLQAEQGLALAAEAGTVIVEIQDGAQKVVDAVGQFANQLSH
- a CDS encoding short-chain fatty acid transporter, with protein sequence MAVDIEDSRSARFALRCSSFAERWFPDSWVFAALAVIIVALATLAMGAKPTAAAMAFGDGFWSLIPFTMQMAFVVIGGYVVASSPPAVKLIDKLARIPKNGRSAVAWVALISMVASLLNWGLSLVFGGLLVRALARRTDLKMDYRAAGAAAYLGLGAVWALGLSSSAAQLQANPGSLPPSILSITGVIPFTETIFLWQSGVMLLALIVISIIIAYATAPGPNSARDAEACGIDPAFNLPPLQPRTRPGEWLEHSPLLIIVLVLLAAGWLLHEFSTKPAITAISGLNTYNFLFIMLGALLHWRPRSFLDAVARAVPTTTGVLIQFPLYGSIAALMTTVKGADAQTLAHHISTFFVSIASHDTYALLMGVYSAILGFFIPSGGGKWIIEAPYVMQVANDLQYHLGWAVQIYNAAEALPNLINPFYMLPLLGVLGLKARDLIGFSFVQLLVHTPLVLLLLWALGTTLAYTPPVMP
- the rimI gene encoding ribosomal protein S18-alanine N-acetyltransferase, encoding MSDAVTFRPMTEADLEAVLKIEYAAYSHPWTRGIFLDGLGKYQIWLMFEGQQQVGHGVVQIILDEAHLLNITVKPENQGRGLGLTLLEHLMSRAYAAEARECFLEVRDSNTAAFKLYERYGFNEIGRRRDYYPAVGGREDAVVMACTLVD